A stretch of the uncultured Desulfobacter sp. genome encodes the following:
- a CDS encoding NADP-dependent isocitrate dehydrogenase: protein MTETIRWTRTDEAPLLATHSLLPIVNSYLKGSGIEVELRDISLAGRVAANWSDRLKDDQKVSDDLAFLGDLAKSPDGNIIKLPNISASVPQLKGAIKELQAAGYDVPDYPDEPKNAEEEAIKAQYSKNLGSAVNPVLREGNSDRRAAVAVKEFAKKNPHSMGEWSADSKTDVASMTEGDYYGSEVATTVESACTVKIELAGADGSTTVLKDTLDLEAAEVIDACVMSKKALRAYVAKAIQEAKDRGVLLSAHLKATMMKVSDPIFFGHIVYVYFQEVFDKHAGVFKEIGVNPNMGLGDLYARIETLPADKKAEIEADIQACYAKRPPLAMVNSDKGITNLHVSSDVIIDASMPAMIRNSGKMWGPDGELADTIAMIPDRAYAGVFQATIEDCKKNGAFHPPTMGTVQNVGLMAKKAEEYGSHDKTFEVPAAGTVKVVDTAGNVLLERPVEEGDVFRMCQVKDAPIQDWVKLAVNRGKLTGFPVIFWLDKNRGHDAELIKKVEKYLPNHDTSGLEIQIMAPPEACTYSCGRVRQGVDTIGATGNVLRDYLTDLFPILELGTSAKMLSIVPLMAGGGLFETGAGGSAPKHIQQFLEEGHLRWDSLGEFLAFAESLEYIGNKGNATAKVYAKALGEANTKFLEERKSPSRKVNEIDNRGSHFYLAMYWAEALAAQDDDAALKERFAKVATAMKENEQKIADELLAAQGSPVDIGGYYFIDFDKTTAAMRPSATLNQIVDNA from the coding sequence ATGACTGAAACAATTAGATGGACAAGAACCGATGAAGCACCTTTATTAGCAACTCATTCTTTGCTTCCCATTGTTAACTCCTACCTTAAAGGATCTGGGATTGAAGTCGAACTTAGAGATATCTCTTTGGCCGGCAGAGTTGCAGCCAACTGGTCTGACCGCTTGAAAGACGATCAGAAAGTCTCTGATGATCTGGCATTTTTGGGCGACCTTGCCAAATCTCCGGACGGAAATATTATCAAACTTCCCAACATCAGTGCATCCGTTCCTCAGTTGAAAGGCGCCATCAAAGAGTTACAGGCTGCCGGATATGACGTTCCCGATTATCCTGATGAACCCAAAAATGCTGAAGAAGAAGCCATCAAAGCCCAATATTCCAAGAACCTTGGTTCTGCCGTTAACCCTGTATTAAGGGAAGGTAACTCCGACCGTAGAGCTGCTGTTGCGGTTAAAGAATTCGCCAAGAAAAATCCCCATTCCATGGGCGAATGGTCTGCCGATTCCAAAACCGACGTTGCCTCCATGACCGAAGGCGACTATTACGGAAGTGAAGTTGCAACAACTGTTGAAAGCGCATGCACCGTTAAGATCGAACTGGCCGGCGCTGACGGATCAACAACTGTTCTCAAAGACACCCTTGACCTGGAAGCTGCTGAAGTTATTGATGCATGCGTAATGAGCAAAAAAGCCCTGCGCGCCTATGTTGCCAAGGCAATCCAGGAAGCCAAAGATCGCGGTGTTCTGCTGTCAGCCCATCTTAAAGCAACTATGATGAAGGTTTCTGATCCGATCTTCTTTGGTCATATTGTTTATGTTTATTTCCAGGAAGTTTTTGATAAACATGCAGGCGTTTTCAAAGAAATCGGTGTTAATCCCAACATGGGTCTTGGCGATCTTTACGCCAGAATTGAAACCCTTCCTGCCGACAAAAAAGCTGAAATCGAAGCCGACATCCAGGCCTGCTATGCAAAAAGACCGCCTCTGGCCATGGTTAATTCCGACAAAGGCATCACCAACCTGCATGTTTCCAGTGACGTGATCATTGACGCTTCCATGCCCGCAATGATTCGTAACTCAGGTAAAATGTGGGGACCGGATGGAGAGCTTGCTGATACCATCGCTATGATTCCCGATAGAGCTTATGCCGGTGTTTTCCAGGCCACCATTGAAGACTGCAAGAAAAACGGTGCATTTCATCCCCCCACAATGGGTACCGTACAGAATGTTGGTCTGATGGCTAAAAAAGCTGAAGAATACGGATCACATGACAAAACATTCGAGGTCCCCGCTGCCGGAACCGTTAAAGTTGTCGACACTGCCGGCAACGTTCTGCTTGAACGCCCTGTTGAAGAAGGCGATGTTTTCAGAATGTGCCAGGTAAAAGATGCCCCGATTCAGGACTGGGTTAAACTGGCTGTTAATCGTGGCAAACTGACTGGTTTTCCGGTTATTTTCTGGTTGGATAAAAACAGAGGTCATGATGCCGAGCTGATTAAAAAAGTTGAAAAATACCTGCCGAATCATGACACCTCCGGTTTGGAAATTCAGATTATGGCACCGCCTGAAGCGTGCACCTATTCTTGCGGCCGTGTAAGACAAGGCGTAGACACCATTGGCGCAACTGGTAACGTTTTAAGGGATTACCTGACTGACTTGTTCCCCATTCTCGAGCTTGGTACCAGTGCTAAAATGCTTTCCATCGTTCCTCTGATGGCAGGTGGCGGACTTTTTGAGACCGGCGCCGGCGGATCTGCTCCGAAACACATCCAGCAGTTCCTGGAAGAAGGCCATTTAAGATGGGATTCTCTGGGTGAATTCCTGGCATTTGCCGAATCTTTGGAATACATTGGAAACAAAGGCAATGCCACTGCTAAAGTCTATGCCAAAGCCTTGGGCGAAGCCAACACCAAGTTCCTGGAAGAAAGAAAATCTCCCTCTCGTAAAGTCAATGAAATTGACAACAGAGGCAGCCATTTCTACCTGGCAATGTACTGGGCAGAAGCCCTTGCCGCACAGGATGACGATGCAGCCTTGAAAGAAAGATTTGCAAAAGTTGCGACTGCCATGAAAGAGAACGAGCAGAAAATCGCCGACGAGCTTCTGGCCGCTCAGGGAAGCCCTGTTGATATCGGCGGTTACTACTTCATCGATTTCGACAAGACTACTGCTGCAATGAGACCTTCCGCAACACTGAACCAAATCGTTGATAACGCCTAA
- a CDS encoding HDOD domain-containing protein, protein MKILIVDDENISRNILLAKMTDMGTCIAVDNAKEALAEIDKAKKENQPFDLITLDVSMPGMGGQELLEHIRKKEDQNKIPKKDRAKIIMITARMNLGTINACIKRGCSGYLTKPVSKVQLVQSLSQIGFEPVTEEKIDKESMSHSDGVAEIIKRFYSGKIILPVFPNIVKEVEELLAGKDPSVDDLAKIVGKDLVISSKLITIANSSLYKGLDDVTSLNGALVRLGLKHTLGVCSALATKNLFDSDDEALKAEMDKLWVHSFAVASLARRLAEEIGLDNLETIFLMGLVHDIGKMLLMKVFADMYPDVPINDEDLQRAIHEIHTTFGGVLLKKMHFSKQIIKIAEFHHWEQFEENTDKELLLLSLADSLARELGFLFFSENKTPELEEGDLALETNDEFELDHDQLIKDLSGLSALTILELDPEKVFSIIEKIHPMIKETSRAF, encoded by the coding sequence ATGAAAATTCTCATTGTGGATGACGAAAATATATCCAGAAACATTCTGCTTGCAAAAATGACGGATATGGGTACCTGCATTGCCGTGGACAACGCCAAAGAGGCCCTGGCGGAAATTGACAAGGCAAAAAAGGAAAACCAACCTTTTGATCTCATCACCCTTGATGTATCCATGCCTGGTATGGGCGGTCAAGAGCTTCTTGAACACATCCGCAAAAAAGAGGATCAGAACAAAATTCCCAAAAAAGACCGGGCAAAGATTATAATGATTACTGCCCGGATGAACCTGGGCACAATCAATGCCTGCATTAAACGCGGATGCAGCGGATACCTGACAAAACCGGTAAGTAAAGTTCAGTTGGTCCAGAGCTTGTCCCAAATAGGCTTTGAACCTGTCACCGAAGAAAAAATCGATAAAGAGAGTATGTCACACAGCGACGGTGTAGCTGAAATCATCAAACGGTTTTATTCAGGAAAAATAATCCTGCCGGTGTTCCCAAACATTGTCAAGGAGGTTGAGGAGCTGCTGGCCGGCAAAGACCCCTCTGTTGATGATCTGGCAAAAATAGTGGGAAAGGATCTGGTGATTTCAAGCAAACTCATTACCATTGCCAACTCCTCACTTTACAAAGGCCTGGACGATGTAACCAGCCTGAATGGTGCGCTGGTGAGGCTTGGTCTTAAACATACCCTGGGCGTATGTTCGGCCCTTGCAACAAAAAACCTTTTTGATTCAGACGATGAAGCGCTTAAAGCCGAAATGGACAAACTCTGGGTTCACTCCTTTGCCGTGGCCTCCTTGGCAAGACGCCTGGCCGAAGAAATAGGGCTGGATAACCTGGAAACAATTTTCCTGATGGGCCTGGTCCATGATATCGGAAAAATGCTTTTGATGAAGGTCTTTGCGGACATGTATCCCGATGTCCCTATCAATGATGAGGATCTGCAGCGTGCCATTCACGAAATCCACACCACCTTTGGCGGGGTTCTGCTGAAAAAAATGCACTTTTCCAAACAGATTATAAAAATTGCCGAATTTCACCACTGGGAGCAGTTTGAAGAGAATACGGACAAGGAACTGCTTTTGCTCAGCCTCGCTGATTCCCTGGCCAGAGAACTGGGTTTCCTCTTTTTTTCAGAAAATAAGACCCCTGAGTTGGAAGAAGGCGATCTTGCCCTGGAAACCAACGATGAATTTGAACTAGACCATGATCAACTCATAAAGGACCTGTCCGGCCTGTCTGCACTAACAATTCTGGAACTGGATCCTGAAAAAGTTTTTTCAATCATTGAAAAAATCCATCCAATGATCAAGGAAACCTCCCGTGCATTTTGA
- a CDS encoding PEP/pyruvate-binding domain-containing protein, translating into MADETGADAPSIKIYHELMAYRVLDILLVSSPYDAFIMEEEGRLSNRIINQYKGLNLSKPPKLTLAFSVSEAFEHLENKPFDLILAMPGLAGMDVYAFGRQVKKQYSQIPFYLLFHNTYDINHYANADLQAPVDRTYIWEGKADLLLAIIKNFEDEKNVAFDTENAKVRVIIMVEDSPYHYSSLLPILYKHIVIQTQSVMDDSINEEQRILKRRGRPKLLVAHDYEHAMILFERYKPYVLSVFTDMRYAVNGQEDPHAGRKLLTRIKAEIPDLPTLILSTEEKNRDLAAAIPAQFINKNSNNLHDQIKSFFVTHLGFGAFVFRMPDNSEIARASNLREVEKLLPEMPDASVLHHARHNDFSRWLLARSEVDFALSLKPYTIKDFTDASEVKRFLIERIRDRRKDSRQGLVIEFDPEKFDLDTDFMKIGTGSLGGKARGLAFMSYQLGQDPSLKQKFPEIDITIPQTFVIATDGFNMFVEDNKLSQLIEQDKEPDDAQVVERFLKARLPRHLKMSLKAYIEHVHYPIAVRSSSLFEDAHYQPFAGIYKTYMLPNSGTSTENRLEQLITAVKLVYASTYLKAPRSYARSTMHRTEDEEMAVVLQQITGTRHKNYFYPAVSGVAQSYNFYPIGHLKAEDGISYLALGLGKIVMGGEKTLRLCPKYPQFLPQFSMIDDILENSQKYFYSLKMDEIPIHEKSLGVGEDPCLAKLNIVDAKDHPCVQMLCSSFNMQDNRIRDRFSDKEFPVLTFANILKYNTFPLADILAEVTALGTRWMGASVEVEFAVDLPVEGVRSKPRFSLLQIRPMCQYKQNLGVTISEADIKNAFCRSTLSLGNGEYKNIQDIVYVDPKTFESNKMSLVAGEINKINAMFNNTQTKYALIGPGRWGSSDRWLGIPVVWSDISNVGVMVETTIESVKADFSQGSHFFQNITSLGIPYITVQNKSNDFIDYDFLADREPVTTTRYLKHIRFDNPLKILVDGTTSQAVIMQGLDESGTDIMDDIPVIKPSVT; encoded by the coding sequence ATGGCAGACGAAACGGGCGCTGATGCACCTTCCATAAAAATATATCATGAGCTCATGGCCTATAGGGTGCTGGATATCCTTCTGGTGTCCAGTCCCTATGATGCGTTTATCATGGAAGAAGAGGGGCGGCTTTCAAACAGGATTATCAATCAATACAAGGGTCTGAACCTGTCTAAACCCCCGAAACTGACCCTTGCATTCTCAGTCTCCGAAGCCTTCGAGCACCTTGAAAACAAACCGTTTGATTTGATTCTTGCCATGCCTGGACTGGCCGGGATGGATGTCTATGCCTTCGGCAGACAAGTGAAAAAGCAATATTCGCAGATCCCCTTTTACCTGCTGTTTCACAACACCTACGATATTAATCACTATGCGAATGCAGACCTGCAAGCCCCTGTTGACCGAACTTATATATGGGAAGGAAAGGCCGATCTGCTGCTGGCCATCATAAAAAATTTTGAAGATGAAAAAAACGTGGCCTTTGACACAGAAAATGCAAAGGTCAGAGTTATTATAATGGTAGAGGATTCCCCCTATCATTACTCTTCTTTATTGCCGATTCTATACAAACACATCGTCATCCAGACCCAGTCGGTCATGGATGATTCCATTAATGAAGAGCAAAGGATTTTAAAAAGGCGGGGTCGCCCCAAACTACTTGTGGCCCATGACTATGAACATGCCATGATTTTGTTTGAGCGGTATAAGCCCTATGTCCTCAGCGTTTTTACGGATATGCGCTACGCCGTTAACGGGCAGGAAGATCCCCATGCCGGCCGCAAGCTTTTAACCCGGATCAAAGCTGAAATCCCGGATCTGCCCACCCTGATATTGAGTACCGAGGAAAAAAATCGAGACTTAGCGGCCGCCATTCCTGCCCAGTTTATCAATAAAAATTCCAATAACCTCCATGACCAGATCAAGAGCTTTTTCGTCACACATTTAGGATTCGGGGCATTTGTATTCCGCATGCCGGACAACAGTGAAATCGCCCGGGCTTCCAATTTAAGGGAGGTTGAAAAACTGCTGCCGGAGATGCCCGATGCATCCGTACTCCACCATGCCAGGCACAATGATTTTTCCAGATGGCTGCTTGCCCGCAGTGAAGTCGATTTCGCCCTAAGCCTTAAACCTTATACCATTAAAGATTTCACCGACGCATCAGAAGTTAAAAGATTTCTCATAGAGCGCATCCGTGACCGGCGTAAAGACTCCCGCCAGGGACTTGTCATTGAATTTGACCCTGAAAAATTTGACCTGGACACGGATTTCATGAAAATCGGAACCGGATCATTAGGAGGAAAGGCCAGGGGACTTGCTTTCATGTCCTATCAACTGGGCCAAGACCCCTCTTTGAAGCAAAAATTTCCGGAAATTGACATTACCATTCCCCAGACCTTTGTCATCGCCACAGACGGATTTAACATGTTTGTGGAAGATAACAAGCTATCCCAGCTTATAGAACAGGATAAGGAGCCCGATGATGCCCAGGTGGTAGAGCGATTTCTTAAAGCAAGACTGCCCCGCCACCTGAAAATGAGTTTAAAGGCGTATATTGAACATGTGCATTACCCCATTGCCGTCAGGTCCTCTTCCCTGTTTGAGGACGCCCATTACCAGCCATTTGCAGGAATTTATAAAACCTATATGCTGCCCAATTCCGGCACAAGCACTGAAAACCGCCTGGAGCAACTGATCACGGCCGTAAAGCTGGTATACGCCTCAACCTATCTGAAAGCCCCAAGATCTTATGCCCGGTCCACCATGCACAGAACCGAGGACGAAGAGATGGCCGTAGTACTTCAGCAAATCACCGGCACCCGGCACAAAAACTATTTTTACCCGGCTGTTTCAGGGGTGGCCCAGTCCTATAATTTCTATCCCATTGGCCACCTAAAAGCCGAAGACGGCATTTCCTATCTTGCCCTAGGGCTTGGAAAGATTGTCATGGGCGGCGAAAAAACCCTCCGGCTCTGCCCGAAGTATCCACAATTTCTACCTCAGTTTTCCATGATTGATGATATTCTGGAAAATTCACAGAAATATTTTTACTCATTAAAAATGGACGAAATTCCAATTCATGAAAAATCTTTAGGTGTTGGTGAAGATCCCTGCTTGGCAAAACTGAACATTGTTGATGCCAAGGACCATCCTTGCGTCCAAATGCTTTGCTCTTCCTTTAATATGCAGGATAACCGTATCCGGGACCGGTTTTCAGATAAAGAATTTCCGGTGCTCACCTTTGCCAACATTTTGAAATACAACACCTTTCCCCTGGCCGACATCCTGGCCGAAGTCACGGCCTTAGGGACACGCTGGATGGGCGCATCCGTTGAAGTGGAATTTGCCGTAGACCTGCCTGTTGAAGGTGTTCGGTCAAAACCGCGATTCTCTTTGCTGCAAATCCGGCCCATGTGTCAATATAAACAGAATCTTGGGGTAACAATTTCGGAAGCAGACATTAAAAACGCATTCTGCCGTTCGACCCTTTCCCTTGGCAACGGCGAATACAAAAATATACAAGATATTGTGTATGTAGACCCCAAAACATTTGAATCAAATAAAATGTCTTTGGTGGCAGGTGAAATTAACAAAATCAATGCCATGTTCAATAATACCCAAACAAAATATGCACTCATCGGACCAGGGCGCTGGGGGTCTTCGGACCGGTGGCTTGGCATTCCCGTAGTATGGAGCGATATTTCCAACGTGGGAGTCATGGTGGAAACCACCATTGAAAGCGTCAAGGCCGATTTTTCTCAAGGGTCTCATTTTTTTCAAAATATCACCTCACTTGGTATTCCTTATATAACTGTACAAAACAAAAGCAATGATTTTATTGATTATGATTTTCTTGCAGACCGGGAACCTGTCACCACCACCCGGTATTTGAAACACATCCGGTTTGACAACCCCTTAAAAATTCTGGTTGACGGCACAACCTCCCAGGCCGTAATAATGCAGGGACTTGACGAATCCGGAACCGATATAATGGATGATATTCCAGTAATAAAGCCCTCCGTTACTTAA
- a CDS encoding class I SAM-dependent RNA methyltransferase: MNIPKKAILQKGQGKTRKLAKLKYIYERESRYFAQVAESVKDLALKEIQDLGGKNAQPVFRGIWFEADKSTFYKTVYLSRLISRVLVPLVEFECKDKDDLYKGAKTIRWEEFLTPKKTFSIASNVSESQITHSNFAGLRVKDAIADYFRDRTNRRPSVNTQDPWIMINVHVHKNRATISIDAGSGPLHKRGYREARVSAPMQETVAAAIIALSGWQGEEPLLDPMCGSGTLLCEALMHYSRIPAQVFREAFGFERLPDFNVREWEAVKSCADKAIRPLPRGLVRGSDIDESAVEATRTNLMGLHHGGEIDVDLSDFKELEPVENAVIVTNPPYGIRMGKDQNMKLFYKDLGLFLKEKCKSCKAYVYFGDPGFIKHVPLAPSWKKNLEIGGLDGKLVKYQLY, from the coding sequence TTGAACATACCCAAAAAGGCCATTCTCCAGAAGGGACAAGGCAAAACCCGGAAACTGGCCAAGCTTAAATATATTTACGAGCGGGAATCCCGCTATTTTGCCCAGGTCGCTGAAAGCGTCAAGGACCTGGCTTTAAAAGAGATTCAGGACCTTGGTGGTAAGAATGCACAACCGGTATTCCGGGGGATCTGGTTTGAAGCGGATAAATCCACCTTTTATAAAACAGTTTATCTTTCCCGTCTGATATCACGGGTGCTTGTGCCCCTAGTGGAGTTTGAATGCAAGGATAAGGATGATTTGTACAAGGGTGCCAAAACAATCCGATGGGAAGAATTTCTAACACCCAAAAAAACATTTTCCATTGCGTCCAACGTGTCTGAGTCACAGATCACCCATTCCAACTTTGCAGGATTAAGGGTCAAGGACGCCATTGCGGATTATTTCAGAGACAGAACGAACCGTAGACCTTCAGTAAATACCCAGGATCCCTGGATCATGATCAATGTTCACGTGCATAAAAATCGGGCCACCATTTCCATTGACGCAGGTTCAGGGCCTTTGCACAAGCGCGGATACAGGGAAGCCAGGGTGTCTGCCCCCATGCAGGAAACCGTGGCTGCAGCCATTATTGCCTTAAGCGGTTGGCAGGGAGAAGAACCTTTACTGGACCCCATGTGCGGATCAGGGACCCTTTTGTGCGAAGCATTGATGCATTACAGCCGGATTCCGGCCCAGGTTTTTCGTGAAGCGTTTGGATTTGAGCGCCTGCCCGATTTTAATGTCCGGGAATGGGAGGCGGTGAAATCTTGCGCAGACAAAGCCATCCGGCCATTACCCAGGGGGCTTGTCCGGGGAAGCGATATAGATGAATCTGCCGTGGAAGCAACTAGAACCAACCTGATGGGGCTTCACCATGGCGGAGAAATTGATGTTGATCTATCAGATTTCAAAGAACTTGAGCCGGTGGAAAACGCGGTCATCGTAACCAATCCCCCTTATGGTATCCGCATGGGCAAAGATCAGAATATGAAATTATTTTATAAGGATCTTGGCCTGTTTTTAAAGGAGAAGTGCAAAAGCTGTAAGGCCTATGTCTATTTCGGCGATCCGGGCTTTATCAAACATGTGCCCCTGGCTCCCTCATGGAAAAAAAATCTGGAAATTGGAGGATTAGATGGTAAGCTTGTAAAATACCAGCTATATTAA
- a CDS encoding LysR family transcriptional regulator has translation MIDRIHLSILNEIDQKGTLTAAAQALCLTQPALTHTMKKLEAGIGTRLWQKDGRGLRLTRSGKYLLGVSRKILPQFARAEKMLEQYARGKRGMLCIGMECHPCYRWFSTIVAKYLVQWTDVEVDVKQEFQFDGIQALLDFEIDLLITPDPVKTKTLSFTPVFEYEHVLAVPQDHPLARHDHILAEDLLDQVLITYPVPLDRLDIFTRCLIPAQCRPQQHKTIETTDIMLQMVASGRGITALPRWLVEESQKRFGLKAISIGPDGIWKEISVGIRDQDSTTDYIQGFIDLAG, from the coding sequence ATGATTGATCGAATTCATCTGTCCATATTGAATGAAATTGACCAAAAGGGAACCTTGACAGCCGCAGCCCAAGCCCTTTGCCTGACCCAGCCGGCCCTGACCCACACCATGAAAAAACTTGAAGCCGGTATCGGCACCCGGCTGTGGCAAAAAGACGGCCGTGGATTGCGCCTGACCCGGTCAGGCAAGTATTTACTGGGGGTTTCCCGTAAAATACTGCCCCAGTTTGCCCGGGCCGAAAAGATGCTGGAACAATATGCCCGGGGCAAAAGGGGGATGCTTTGCATCGGCATGGAGTGCCATCCATGCTACCGCTGGTTCTCAACGATTGTTGCCAAGTATCTTGTGCAGTGGACGGACGTGGAAGTTGATGTAAAACAGGAATTTCAATTTGACGGGATACAGGCGTTGCTGGATTTTGAAATAGACCTGCTCATCACACCGGATCCCGTAAAAACGAAAACCCTGTCGTTTACACCTGTTTTTGAGTATGAGCATGTATTGGCCGTTCCCCAAGATCACCCCTTGGCCCGGCACGACCATATCCTTGCCGAAGATCTGCTGGACCAGGTGCTGATCACCTACCCTGTCCCCCTAGATCGTCTGGATATCTTCACCCGGTGCCTGATTCCGGCCCAATGTCGTCCCCAACAGCATAAAACCATTGAAACCACAGATATCATGCTCCAGATGGTGGCGTCCGGCCGGGGAATCACGGCCCTACCCCGCTGGCTTGTGGAAGAGAGTCAAAAAAGATTTGGATTAAAAGCAATTTCCATCGGACCCGACGGCATATGGAAAGAGATCAGTGTGGGTATCCGGGACCAGGACAGCACAACCGATTACATCCAGGGATTTATCGATCTTGCCGGATAA